Proteins encoded together in one Planctomyces sp. SH-PL14 window:
- a CDS encoding IS5 family transposase produces the protein MAVVVRPRKKEDADERRCLGRSRGGLNTKVHAAVDAQGHVVSMKLSPGQDGDGPHGRELLAEFSRGQIEHVLADTAYDGDETRALVKRLKAKACIKPHKRRTRTKRYDKERYKHRNLVERFFGRIKQFRRVATRPERTARNFVGFVWLAALIMDVL, from the coding sequence TTGGCGGTCGTCGTCAGGCCGAGGAAAAAAGAGGATGCCGACGAGCGCCGCTGTCTCGGCCGGTCTCGCGGAGGTCTGAATACCAAGGTCCATGCGGCTGTCGATGCTCAAGGGCACGTGGTCAGCATGAAGCTCAGCCCCGGCCAGGACGGTGACGGCCCGCACGGCCGGGAACTGCTTGCGGAGTTCTCCCGAGGGCAGATTGAGCACGTTCTCGCTGACACCGCCTACGACGGTGATGAAACGCGGGCCCTGGTGAAGCGGCTGAAAGCGAAGGCTTGTATCAAGCCGCACAAAAGGCGGACCAGGACGAAGCGTTACGACAAGGAGCGTTACAAGCACCGGAATCTTGTGGAGCGGTTCTTCGGCCGCATCAAGCAATTCCGTCGTGTGGCGACCCGGCCCGAAAGGACGGCCAGGAACTTTGTCGGCTTCGTCTGGCTCGCGGCCCTCATCATGGACGTCTTGTGA
- a CDS encoding vWA domain-containing protein, which translates to MDLTSPATPITRPGRSAAVWGGLLVSVVLHAVALTVLAFVTFLTPSMPSMVTLDAGLIEEPSQVFEADDWMQRPSVFRSDGRSNGGGSKGNSLHLPVTSAAVLPNFDAVASIDAPLSDVATEGPINLGARVAEKASGVGNGNGAGIGNGTGNGVGDGNGYFGMKADRKSIVFVVDASNSMNHPYPGIARTRFGRVKLELFKTISQMTEEQKFFVIFFAEDALPMPARNLVSATPENQKLAMEWIGGIRTFGNTEPQNAVVMALKLKPDVIYFLTDGNFDRDTVKSAKRHNPTKIPIHTIGFGDNTGEVRMKEIAELTGGTYRFIPEEQPTQQAAAPEPDKTAKP; encoded by the coding sequence GTGGACCTGACGTCCCCCGCCACCCCGATCACTCGTCCCGGCCGCTCGGCAGCGGTCTGGGGGGGATTGCTGGTGTCGGTCGTCCTCCACGCCGTCGCGCTGACCGTTCTGGCCTTTGTGACGTTTCTTACGCCGTCGATGCCATCGATGGTGACCCTCGACGCCGGGCTGATCGAAGAACCGAGCCAGGTTTTCGAAGCGGACGACTGGATGCAGCGTCCCTCGGTGTTCCGCAGCGACGGGCGATCCAACGGCGGGGGCTCTAAGGGGAATTCGCTTCACCTGCCGGTGACTTCGGCGGCGGTACTGCCGAATTTCGACGCGGTCGCCTCGATCGACGCGCCGCTCAGCGATGTGGCCACTGAAGGCCCGATCAATCTGGGAGCCCGCGTGGCCGAGAAGGCGAGCGGGGTCGGGAACGGGAACGGCGCCGGGATTGGAAACGGGACGGGGAACGGCGTCGGGGACGGGAACGGCTACTTCGGAATGAAGGCCGACCGGAAGTCGATCGTCTTCGTGGTCGACGCTTCGAACAGCATGAATCACCCCTATCCGGGGATCGCCCGGACCCGGTTCGGCCGCGTGAAGCTCGAGCTCTTCAAGACGATCTCGCAGATGACGGAGGAGCAGAAGTTCTTTGTGATCTTCTTTGCCGAGGACGCCCTGCCGATGCCGGCCCGGAACCTGGTCTCCGCTACCCCGGAAAACCAGAAGCTGGCCATGGAATGGATCGGCGGGATCCGCACCTTCGGCAACACGGAGCCGCAGAACGCGGTCGTCATGGCCCTGAAGCTGAAGCCTGACGTCATCTACTTCCTGACGGACGGGAACTTTGACCGGGACACGGTCAAGTCGGCAAAGCGGCACAACCCGACCAAGATTCCGATCCACACGATCGGCTTCGGCGACAACACCGGCGAAGTCCGGATGAAGGAGATCGCCGAGCTGACGGGGGGGACCTATCGCTTTATCCCCGAGGAGCAGCCGACCCAGCAGGCGGCCGCTCCCGAGCCAGACAAGACGGCCAAGCCGTGA
- the typA gene encoding translational GTPase TypA has translation MRRNEIRNIAIIAHVDHGKTTLVDALMKQSGVFRESETVGECVLDSNDLERERGITILAKNIAIFYKGVKINIIDTPGHADFGGEVERVLRMADGALMLVDAAEGPKPQTRFVLTKALEVGLKPLIVVNKVDRPDSRAEEVLFETMHLMEELGLKDAADVPHIYASGRTGFASDDPHAKSGTILPLLDMVLANIPGPEVDLEAPFRMTVTSLMWSEFVGRIAVGRIERGKIQPGKKVVILKGDGVQISETVETVELFAKLGREKVQEAVAGDIVAFTGLPDAEIGDTLADPSAPEALPRIKVDEPTLSMTFTINSSPLAGKSGKYVTSRHIRDRLQRELESNVALKVMETDQKECFKVSGRGLLHLSVLIETMRREGYELSVGKPEVIRKQIDGKWHEPFERLEVEAPAGDVGSVIELVSQRRGQMTDMKAGRGSHTHLEFLIPARGLIGLKTRLLNATKGEAIMHHRFEDYRIVEGEIARRKNGVLVSQEGGKTTAYALWKLAERAAFFVGPGVEVYEGMIVGENARDVDMVVNPIREKKLTNMRSSGADDMIQLEPPRDLSLELALEYIEADEYVEITPDAIRLRKIALSENERKRSGRGGVLV, from the coding sequence ATGCGACGCAACGAAATCCGGAATATCGCCATCATTGCCCACGTTGACCACGGGAAGACGACCCTCGTGGACGCGCTCATGAAGCAGAGCGGGGTGTTCCGCGAGTCGGAGACCGTGGGCGAATGCGTCCTCGACTCGAACGACCTGGAACGCGAGCGCGGGATTACAATTCTCGCCAAGAACATCGCGATCTTCTACAAGGGCGTGAAGATCAACATCATCGACACCCCTGGCCACGCCGACTTCGGCGGGGAAGTCGAACGCGTTCTGCGGATGGCGGACGGAGCTCTGATGCTCGTCGACGCCGCCGAAGGCCCGAAGCCCCAGACCCGCTTCGTGCTCACGAAGGCCCTCGAAGTCGGCCTCAAGCCGCTGATCGTCGTCAACAAGGTCGACCGTCCGGACAGCCGGGCCGAAGAGGTCCTGTTCGAGACGATGCACCTGATGGAGGAGCTCGGCCTCAAGGATGCCGCCGACGTCCCGCACATCTACGCCAGCGGCCGGACCGGCTTCGCCAGCGACGACCCGCACGCCAAGTCGGGGACCATTCTTCCGTTGCTCGACATGGTTCTGGCCAATATCCCGGGACCGGAAGTCGACCTCGAGGCTCCGTTCCGGATGACCGTCACGTCGCTGATGTGGTCCGAGTTCGTCGGCCGGATCGCTGTCGGCCGGATTGAGCGGGGTAAGATCCAGCCCGGCAAGAAGGTCGTGATCCTCAAGGGGGACGGAGTCCAGATTTCCGAAACGGTCGAGACGGTGGAACTGTTCGCCAAACTCGGCCGCGAGAAGGTCCAGGAGGCGGTGGCGGGAGACATTGTCGCCTTCACCGGACTTCCCGATGCCGAAATCGGCGACACGCTGGCCGATCCTTCTGCTCCGGAGGCGCTCCCGCGGATCAAGGTCGACGAGCCGACCCTGTCGATGACCTTCACCATCAACTCGTCGCCGCTGGCCGGCAAGAGCGGCAAGTATGTGACCAGCCGCCACATCCGGGACCGCCTGCAGCGGGAACTGGAATCGAACGTGGCTCTCAAGGTCATGGAGACCGACCAGAAGGAATGCTTCAAGGTCTCCGGCCGCGGTCTGCTCCACCTCTCCGTGCTCATCGAGACGATGCGCCGGGAAGGCTACGAGCTCTCGGTCGGCAAGCCCGAAGTCATCCGCAAGCAGATCGACGGCAAGTGGCACGAGCCGTTCGAGCGTCTGGAAGTCGAAGCTCCGGCCGGTGACGTCGGCTCGGTGATCGAGCTCGTCTCCCAGCGCCGCGGCCAGATGACGGACATGAAGGCGGGCCGGGGAAGCCATACGCACCTTGAGTTCCTGATCCCCGCCCGCGGGCTGATCGGCCTCAAGACCCGGCTGCTGAACGCCACGAAGGGTGAGGCGATCATGCACCACCGCTTCGAGGACTATCGCATCGTCGAAGGGGAAATCGCCCGCCGTAAGAATGGCGTGCTGGTCTCCCAGGAAGGTGGAAAGACGACCGCTTACGCCCTGTGGAAGCTTGCTGAGCGGGCCGCGTTCTTCGTTGGTCCCGGCGTCGAGGTCTATGAGGGAATGATCGTCGGCGAGAACGCCCGCGACGTCGACATGGTCGTCAACCCGATCCGCGAGAAGAAGCTGACCAACATGCGTTCGTCGGGTGCGGACGACATGATCCAGCTGGAGCCGCCCCGCGACCTCTCGCTGGAACTCGCTCTCGAATACATCGAGGCGGACGAGTACGTGGAGATCACCCCGGATGCGATCCGGCTGCGGAAGATCGCCCTGAGCGAGAACGAGCGGAAGCGCTCGGGTCGTGGCGGCGTCCTGGTCTGA
- a CDS encoding HpcH/HpaI aldolase family protein, producing the protein MSIALRKRFLAGELLLGTMLTVPSGTVAEILADAGFDWLFVDAEHGPFEAAELERVLQTVSRRVPCLVRVPACEEVPIKRALDLGAAGIIVPQVNTAEQAHRVVQYSRYPPHGARGVGIARAHGYGLEFQPYVASANEQTLVIVQAENIRAVENIEAIAAVPRVDGVLIGPYDLSASMGLMGQIDHPDVVAAIQRVTDVCRRSGLHLGIFGVTPASIRPYYEKGYTLLVSGVDTIVLGQGMRAVLAEMKQ; encoded by the coding sequence ATGTCGATCGCGTTGCGCAAGCGGTTTCTGGCCGGAGAACTGCTGCTGGGAACAATGCTCACGGTCCCCTCCGGAACGGTGGCCGAAATCCTCGCGGACGCCGGATTTGACTGGCTGTTCGTCGATGCCGAGCACGGCCCCTTCGAAGCGGCGGAACTGGAGCGGGTGCTCCAGACGGTCAGCCGCCGCGTCCCCTGCCTCGTTCGCGTCCCGGCCTGCGAAGAGGTCCCGATCAAGCGGGCCCTCGACCTGGGAGCGGCGGGGATCATCGTCCCGCAGGTCAACACGGCGGAGCAGGCTCACCGCGTCGTCCAGTACAGCCGGTATCCACCCCACGGTGCGCGGGGCGTCGGGATCGCCCGGGCGCACGGCTACGGCCTGGAGTTCCAGCCCTACGTCGCGTCGGCGAACGAGCAGACGCTCGTGATCGTCCAGGCGGAGAACATCCGGGCAGTCGAGAACATCGAGGCGATCGCCGCCGTTCCGCGGGTCGACGGCGTTCTGATCGGCCCCTACGACCTCTCCGCCAGCATGGGACTGATGGGCCAGATCGACCATCCCGACGTCGTGGCGGCGATCCAACGGGTGACCGACGTCTGCCGCCGCAGCGGGCTGCATCTCGGGATCTTCGGCGTCACTCCCGCCTCGATCCGCCCCTACTACGAGAAGGGTTACACGCTCCTCGTCTCGGGGGTCGACACGATCGTCCTGGGGCAGGGGATGCGAGCTGTTTTGGCCGAGATGAAGCAGTAG
- a CDS encoding HEAT repeat domain-containing protein codes for MKGFVSLARRLRLPLGAALLLSAGCGGTSTPPSDTATEVSSAPGNGAAQPSTARGASPQTPGVLTVPGEGRSRDLATLSIPLIISEEEGLLVPTETGPPISPAAEKAWRNLMRPDLAAEQWDAAQQALVELGAEATPLLNRELGSSEEYHREIAATLVAQLGTPSEATQKALLPLLDDKSLFVRANAAAALAPVAEHSETVVPVLTKLLKADDPQLRKMAAMNLSSFGKEAAPEVATLAAALEDSDAEVVLPVVQLLGRIGPRAEPAMQRLQQIAFEQEGEVKRAAQTAIEQIRTSANE; via the coding sequence ATGAAGGGATTCGTTTCACTCGCCCGTCGCCTCCGCCTTCCGCTCGGCGCGGCGCTTCTCCTGAGCGCCGGATGCGGCGGAACGTCGACGCCCCCCAGCGACACCGCGACGGAGGTTTCGTCGGCGCCCGGCAACGGGGCCGCTCAGCCTTCGACCGCCCGCGGAGCCTCGCCACAGACTCCCGGTGTCCTGACGGTCCCGGGAGAAGGGCGCTCGCGCGATCTGGCAACGCTGTCGATTCCGCTCATCATCAGTGAGGAGGAAGGGCTCCTCGTCCCGACAGAGACCGGCCCCCCGATCTCTCCCGCCGCCGAGAAGGCCTGGCGGAACCTCATGCGGCCGGATCTCGCCGCCGAGCAGTGGGACGCGGCCCAGCAAGCCCTGGTTGAACTCGGCGCCGAGGCGACGCCGCTCCTCAACCGCGAGCTCGGCTCCTCCGAGGAATACCATCGCGAAATCGCGGCAACCCTCGTCGCCCAGCTCGGAACTCCCTCAGAAGCGACCCAGAAGGCTCTGCTCCCGCTCCTCGACGACAAGTCTCTGTTCGTTCGCGCCAACGCCGCCGCCGCCCTGGCGCCGGTCGCCGAGCACAGCGAGACGGTCGTCCCGGTGCTGACGAAGCTCCTCAAGGCCGACGATCCGCAGCTGCGGAAAATGGCCGCCATGAACCTGAGCTCCTTCGGAAAGGAGGCCGCTCCCGAAGTGGCGACGCTGGCCGCCGCGTTGGAAGACAGCGACGCCGAAGTTGTCCTGCCGGTCGTCCAGCTCCTTGGCCGGATCGGACCTCGGGCGGAACCGGCGATGCAGCGTCTCCAGCAGATCGCCTTCGAGCAGGAAGGGGAGGTCAAGCGGGCCGCCCAGACCGCCATCGAACAGATCCGGACGTCGGCCAACGAATAG
- a CDS encoding fatty acid desaturase, translating to MQGESSAQTKAIRTAIVLEEKRLRAKYPILARQNLLGMFCFLGSLGVMGIVAALYLNGVLPWWGAIPLMALPLSILHELEHDLIHDLYFRHSPLAQNGMFFVIWMAKLSLNPWYRREIHLRHHQESGQVTDIEERLIGIGLPFGLRRLLVAIHPMAGLLLFREIKKDVPDFQPMRLSLMSVPTYLSFLVIWESFFGYWRLQNGWAPSFDFAHFLPPEGYPVMRDLAVLLVLPNVLRQCSLVLMSSYSHYYEDIPDRDVFYQNQILNCWLVAPLQLFCFNFGATHIIHHYVVRQPFYLRQMVACAAHKEMLQQGTRNNDLGTIARSNRWNEVPAAEANVALRQSA from the coding sequence ATGCAGGGTGAGTCGTCCGCTCAAACGAAGGCGATCCGGACCGCCATCGTTCTCGAAGAAAAGCGGCTCCGGGCCAAGTATCCGATTCTCGCCCGCCAGAACCTGCTGGGGATGTTCTGTTTCCTCGGCAGCCTGGGAGTGATGGGGATCGTTGCGGCCCTGTATCTGAACGGGGTGCTGCCGTGGTGGGGCGCGATTCCGCTGATGGCCCTGCCGCTGTCGATTCTGCATGAGCTGGAACACGACCTGATCCACGACCTGTACTTCCGTCATTCGCCGCTGGCGCAGAACGGAATGTTCTTTGTGATCTGGATGGCGAAGCTGAGCCTCAATCCGTGGTACCGGCGCGAGATCCATCTCCGGCACCATCAGGAGAGCGGGCAGGTGACGGACATCGAGGAGCGGCTGATCGGGATCGGTCTTCCGTTCGGCCTGCGGCGGCTCCTGGTGGCGATTCACCCGATGGCGGGGCTCTTGCTGTTCCGCGAGATCAAGAAGGACGTACCGGACTTCCAGCCGATGCGGCTTTCGCTGATGTCGGTCCCGACGTACCTGTCGTTCCTCGTGATCTGGGAATCGTTCTTTGGCTACTGGCGGTTGCAGAACGGCTGGGCGCCCAGTTTCGACTTCGCCCACTTCCTGCCGCCTGAGGGGTATCCCGTGATGCGGGACCTGGCGGTGCTGCTGGTCCTTCCCAATGTCCTGCGGCAGTGCTCGCTCGTTCTGATGTCGTCGTACAGTCATTACTACGAGGACATTCCGGATCGGGACGTCTTCTATCAGAACCAGATTCTGAATTGCTGGCTGGTTGCGCCGCTGCAGCTCTTCTGCTTCAACTTTGGCGCGACGCACATCATCCACCACTATGTGGTCCGGCAGCCGTTTTACCTCCGGCAGATGGTGGCTTGTGCCGCCCATAAGGAGATGTTGCAGCAGGGGACGCGGAATAACGACCTGGGGACGATTGCTCGGTCGAACCGGTGGAATGAAGTCCCTGCAGCCGAGGCGAACGTGGCGCTGCGGCAGTCGGCCTGA
- a CDS encoding fumarylacetoacetate hydrolase family protein, whose amino-acid sequence MRILRYRDSAGSIHLGCQHDQKSVTRVEGDLFGSLKDTGQPAEVAEWLAPLIPTDILCIGLNYRKHAAEGNQAIPENPVLFIKNKGALQNPGAPIVLPKKLPSQSVDYECELAVVIGKECLNVSKANALDYVVGYTCANDVSARDWQRNGGGGQWCRGKTFRTFAPLGPVLVTKDEIPNPNDLKIKTILNGEVMQDWTTSDMIFDVPTLIEFLSASTLLLPGTVILTGTPHGVGFARKPPVFLKAGDTVTIDIEKIGQLTNPVVDEDWK is encoded by the coding sequence ATGCGCATCCTCCGCTACCGAGACTCCGCCGGCTCCATCCACCTCGGATGCCAGCACGACCAGAAAAGCGTCACCCGCGTCGAAGGTGACCTCTTCGGCTCCCTCAAAGACACCGGTCAACCGGCCGAAGTCGCGGAGTGGCTCGCCCCCCTCATCCCCACGGATATCCTCTGCATCGGCCTCAACTACCGGAAGCACGCCGCCGAAGGGAACCAGGCCATCCCCGAAAACCCCGTCCTCTTCATCAAGAACAAAGGGGCCCTCCAGAACCCAGGCGCACCGATCGTCCTCCCCAAGAAGCTCCCCAGCCAGTCGGTCGACTACGAGTGCGAACTGGCCGTCGTCATCGGGAAGGAATGCCTCAACGTCTCCAAAGCCAACGCCCTCGACTACGTCGTCGGCTACACCTGTGCCAACGACGTCAGCGCCCGCGACTGGCAGCGGAACGGCGGCGGCGGTCAGTGGTGCCGTGGTAAAACCTTCCGCACCTTCGCCCCCCTCGGCCCAGTCCTAGTCACGAAAGACGAGATCCCGAACCCCAACGACCTCAAGATCAAAACGATCCTCAACGGCGAGGTCATGCAGGACTGGACGACGAGCGACATGATCTTCGACGTCCCGACCCTCATCGAGTTCCTCAGCGCCAGCACGCTTCTCCTTCCCGGAACCGTGATCCTCACCGGCACCCCGCACGGCGTCGGCTTCGCCCGCAAGCCACCGGTGTTCCTCAAGGCGGGAGACACGGTGACGATCGACATCGAGAAGATCGGCCAGCTCACCAACCCGGTCGTCGACGAAGACTGGAAGTAA
- a CDS encoding M20 family metallopeptidase, whose amino-acid sequence MDPLPLLQDLIRIPSVNPMGRDLTGPEYYETRLTEFLVGFFRSLAVTFETQEIAPGRHNVVARIDRPGARETIVLDAHQDTVPVDGMTIPPFEPRIEGDRISGRGSCDVKGGLAAMLAAFARLAKAPERLQANVVMSCTVDEEFTATGVNRLAKSWSEPGGCQLLRERPTLAIIAEPTDLDVVVAHRGATRWKVVTRGRACHSSEPTLGVSAIYRMAKVVSALEEFAAELPTLHPAHPLCGGSTLSVGRIQGGQSVNIVPDYCEIEIDRRVIPGEDPLGVMDELRDYLRTKVDFDFEMLPPWIVGLPLGDDENGDLADRLLKVIAAQVGPRKKVGVPYGTHASRFAAAGVPSVVFGPGSIRQAHTKDEWLPITELRQATDILEAFLTQ is encoded by the coding sequence ATGGACCCGCTTCCGCTGCTGCAGGACCTGATCCGCATCCCCAGCGTCAATCCGATGGGGCGCGACCTCACCGGCCCGGAATACTACGAGACCCGGCTGACGGAGTTCCTCGTCGGCTTCTTCCGCTCGCTGGCTGTCACGTTCGAAACGCAGGAAATCGCTCCCGGCCGGCACAACGTCGTCGCCCGCATCGACCGCCCCGGCGCCCGCGAGACGATCGTCTTGGACGCCCACCAGGACACCGTTCCCGTCGACGGAATGACGATTCCGCCGTTCGAGCCGCGGATCGAGGGGGACCGGATCTCCGGACGCGGTTCGTGCGACGTCAAAGGGGGACTGGCCGCGATGCTGGCCGCGTTCGCCCGCCTGGCCAAGGCGCCGGAGCGGCTCCAGGCAAACGTCGTCATGAGCTGCACGGTCGACGAGGAGTTCACCGCGACCGGCGTCAACCGGCTGGCCAAGTCGTGGAGTGAACCAGGCGGATGCCAGCTCCTTCGCGAGCGGCCGACGCTGGCGATCATCGCCGAGCCGACCGATCTCGATGTTGTCGTCGCGCACCGCGGAGCGACCCGCTGGAAAGTCGTCACGCGGGGCCGCGCCTGCCACAGCTCCGAGCCGACGCTCGGTGTCAGCGCGATCTACCGCATGGCGAAGGTCGTGTCGGCCCTCGAAGAATTCGCGGCCGAGCTGCCGACTCTCCATCCGGCCCATCCGCTGTGCGGCGGCTCGACGCTCAGTGTCGGACGGATCCAGGGGGGCCAGAGCGTCAACATCGTTCCCGACTACTGCGAGATCGAGATCGACCGCCGCGTGATCCCCGGCGAGGACCCGCTGGGCGTCATGGACGAACTGCGGGACTACCTCCGGACGAAGGTCGATTTCGACTTCGAGATGCTCCCTCCTTGGATCGTCGGCCTGCCGCTTGGCGACGACGAAAACGGCGACCTCGCTGACCGGCTCCTGAAGGTCATCGCGGCCCAGGTCGGTCCGCGGAAGAAAGTCGGCGTTCCTTACGGAACACACGCGTCGCGGTTCGCGGCCGCCGGGGTGCCGTCCGTCGTCTTCGGTCCCGGCTCGATCCGGCAGGCCCACACGAAGGACGAATGGCTCCCCATTACGGAGCTCCGCCAGGCGACCGATATCCTGGAAGCGTTTCTCACGCAGTAG
- the trpS gene encoding tryptophan--tRNA ligase gives MRVLSGIQPTGRPHWGNYFGAISQYIALQNNEQAFYFIADLHALTTIRDAERLRQNTLNAALDLLALGLDPKQATLFVQSEIPEVTELTWLLMTVTQMHLLDKCHAYKDKKERGIAADAGLFTYPVLMAADIIIYDSQLVPVGVDQVQHVEVTRDVAQRFNQIYNREVFTLPNYRVMEATAKVVGLDGEKMSKSYDNTVEVFEEPKKLRKKLMSIKTDSTPVEEPKNPDTCSIFTLFKLFANAEEQDALAARYRAGGMGYGEAKQALYEKAEAFFGPARERRAALAADLPYVQDVLAAGAKRAREKARVVLDRAKEACGVSTR, from the coding sequence ATGCGCGTTCTTTCCGGAATCCAGCCGACCGGCCGTCCCCACTGGGGGAACTATTTCGGCGCCATCAGCCAGTACATCGCCCTGCAGAACAACGAGCAGGCGTTTTATTTCATCGCGGACCTGCACGCCCTGACGACGATCCGGGACGCGGAGCGGCTGCGGCAGAACACGCTCAACGCCGCACTCGACCTCCTGGCCCTGGGGCTCGACCCGAAGCAGGCGACGCTATTCGTTCAGTCCGAGATCCCGGAGGTGACGGAGCTGACGTGGCTCCTGATGACCGTCACGCAGATGCATCTCCTGGACAAGTGCCACGCCTACAAAGACAAGAAAGAGCGGGGGATCGCCGCAGACGCAGGGCTGTTTACGTATCCGGTCCTGATGGCGGCCGACATCATCATTTACGACAGCCAGCTCGTCCCGGTCGGGGTCGATCAGGTTCAGCATGTTGAGGTAACGCGGGACGTCGCCCAGCGGTTCAATCAGATTTACAACCGCGAGGTCTTCACGCTCCCCAACTACCGTGTCATGGAGGCAACCGCCAAGGTGGTCGGCCTCGACGGCGAGAAGATGTCGAAGAGCTACGACAATACTGTGGAGGTCTTCGAGGAGCCGAAGAAGCTGCGGAAGAAGCTGATGTCGATCAAGACCGATTCGACGCCGGTGGAAGAGCCGAAGAATCCCGACACCTGCTCGATCTTCACTCTCTTCAAACTGTTCGCCAACGCCGAGGAACAGGACGCCCTGGCGGCCCGTTACCGGGCCGGCGGAATGGGGTACGGAGAAGCCAAGCAGGCCCTGTACGAGAAGGCGGAGGCGTTCTTCGGCCCCGCCCGTGAGCGGCGGGCGGCGCTGGCGGCGGACTTGCCGTACGTGCAGGACGTCCTGGCGGCCGGAGCGAAGCGGGCTCGGGAAAAGGCCCGCGTGGTCCTCGATCGGGCCAAGGAGGCCTGCGGAGTGTCGACCCGGTGA
- a CDS encoding transposase — MVGQSVLDRFIQQAPLCVMARATLEKVFAPQRLDALFQRTAVRQYERELLFSTVVDLMSLVVCRVTPSVHRAYQQKKAQIPVSIRALYDKLGHIEPATSRELVRQTASEMAELIRTLPAMAAPLLPGYRVKILDGNHLEGTEHRLKPLRTQGGGALPGQCVVLLDPQLRMILDVIPDLDAYTQECRLCLPLLEGIEPKDVVIDDRNFCTSELLFGLARHAAFFITRQHRGRLRWEVTGKAKSLGRGDSGRLTEEPVRLTDPTTGEVLPVRRITIELDEPTRDHDSTLHLLTNLPASEVTAAQVAELYRERWTIETAFQELTTHLRCELNTLGYPPAALFGFCTAVACYNVLAVVQAALASAHGQEFVDEQFSHWRMSDELSRTYVGMMIAIPADQWEQYGTLPTEALSRQLHVWAQSVDVMRYRKSIRGPKTRTKRPAARAQHISTDRLLKQRRSNTG; from the coding sequence ATGGTTGGTCAATCGGTCCTCGACCGCTTCATTCAGCAGGCTCCGCTTTGTGTTATGGCCCGGGCGACACTTGAGAAAGTCTTCGCCCCGCAGAGATTGGATGCCCTGTTTCAACGGACGGCTGTCCGACAGTACGAACGGGAGCTTCTGTTCTCGACCGTCGTCGATCTCATGAGCCTGGTCGTCTGTCGCGTCACACCGTCCGTTCATCGGGCCTATCAGCAGAAGAAGGCCCAGATTCCCGTCTCCATCCGGGCTCTCTACGACAAACTGGGGCATATCGAACCGGCCACGTCCCGAGAACTGGTGCGGCAGACCGCCTCTGAGATGGCCGAGCTGATCCGGACGCTGCCGGCGATGGCGGCTCCCCTCCTTCCCGGATACCGGGTCAAGATTCTCGACGGCAACCACCTAGAGGGAACAGAGCATCGGCTCAAGCCGCTGCGAACTCAAGGAGGCGGAGCCTTGCCCGGCCAGTGCGTCGTCCTGCTCGATCCCCAGCTCCGCATGATCCTGGACGTGATTCCTGACCTGGATGCCTACACCCAGGAGTGTCGTCTCTGCCTGCCGCTGTTGGAGGGGATCGAACCCAAGGATGTGGTGATCGACGATCGGAACTTCTGTACGAGCGAACTCCTGTTCGGTCTGGCCCGACACGCCGCGTTCTTCATCACCCGGCAGCATCGGGGCCGGCTGCGATGGGAGGTTACCGGGAAAGCCAAATCGCTCGGCCGGGGCGATTCCGGCCGCCTGACGGAAGAGCCTGTCCGCCTGACGGATCCCACAACCGGTGAGGTCCTGCCGGTCCGCAGAATCACCATCGAGTTGGACGAACCAACCCGGGATCACGACTCCACGCTCCACTTGCTGACGAACCTGCCCGCCAGTGAGGTCACCGCAGCACAGGTCGCTGAGCTGTATCGGGAGCGATGGACGATCGAGACAGCCTTCCAGGAACTGACGACACACCTGAGGTGTGAACTCAACACCCTTGGCTATCCGCCTGCGGCCCTCTTCGGCTTCTGCACGGCGGTTGCGTGCTACAACGTCCTGGCGGTCGTGCAGGCCGCTCTGGCTTCTGCTCATGGCCAGGAGTTCGTTGACGAGCAGTTCTCGCACTGGCGGATGTCGGATGAGCTCAGCCGCACCTACGTCGGGATGATGATCGCGATTCCGGCGGATCAATGGGAACAGTATGGAACTCTTCCCACCGAAGCTCTCAGCCGGCAGCTCCACGTCTGGGCCCAGAGCGTCGATGTCATGCGATATCGCAAATCGATTCGTGGTCCAAAGACACGCACCAAACGTCCAGCCGCGAGGGCTCAGCACATCTCGACCGACAGGCTTCTCAAGCAGCGGAGATCCAACACGGGATAG